The genomic DNA AGTCAATTTGCTTTGCTCTCAGTTCTTTGTTCCCAGATGTAGTCAACTGCATGCAGACTGACAACCTGGAGCTGAAGAAGTTGGTGTACCTCTACTTGATGAACTACGCCAAGAGCCAGCCTGATATGGCTATAATGGCCGTTAACAGCTTCGTCAAGGCAAGACAGAGAATGAACTGTTCATTAACGGCATCCTACACTAATCTGCACTAAGGCAGTTAaatctaaaaatactttttattgttttcctgCTACCATAGTTTGTCCATGCTGTTTCACAGGATCCATCCATGGGTTTCTTACATGCCAGTGGGGGTTAAGATTTTTGTACAGTTTTCAGATGTGTCTTGAACACAAACTCATGATTTGCTCCAAATTACAAAGTGAGTTAGTTTTTTAACTTTAAGGCCCATTGTACCTATGTAAAATCTTTCTTCGCCTATCCCCTAGGACTGTGAGGACCCCAATCCTCTGATTAGGGCTCTTGCCGTCCGCACCATGGGTTGCATTCGGGTAGACAAGATCACAGAGTACTTGTGTGAGCCGCTGAGAAAGTGCTTGAAGGATGAGGACCCATATGTGAGGAAGACTGCAGCTGTTTGTGTAGCTAAACTTCATGACATCAATGCCCAGATGGTGGAGGACCAGGGCTTCCTGGACTCCTTGAGAGATCTTATTGCTGACTCCAATCCCATGGTAGGTCTCAGTACTTTTCACCTCTATCTGTATCTTTCCCAAAGTTGTGTTGGTGCTTTAAAAATGCTGTTAGTTTCCTTTGGATTACTATTAAAGAATAATTAAGTTAATATAGAGTTAATTATTGTTGAAATCATTATTGTTTCATATCTTGCGTTTTAGGTTGTGGCCAATGCAGTTGCTGCCTTATCAGAGATCAGTGAGTCTCACCCCAACAGCAACCTGCTGGACCTCAATCCACAGAATATCAACAAGCTGCTGACGGCCCTCAACGAGTGCACAGAGTGGGGACAGACTTTCATCCTGGACTGCCTGTCCAACTACAACCCCAAGGATGAGCGTGAGGCTCAAAGGTAGCAGTTCTGTCAACTTTTACTTGAAACTACACCATTTGTGATATTAAGGAGAGTTACAAAAATCCTTTTAAGATCAGAGATAAGCCCAACATTATCACTACATGACACCACTGAAAATGATGGGATTTCTGCTTCTTCTCAAAGCATCTGTGAGCGTGTCACCCCCCGGCTGTCTCATGCCAACTCAGCGGTGGTGCTGTCAGCTGTGAAGGTACTGATGAAGTTCTTGGAGCTGCTGCCCAAGGACTCTGACTACTACAACACATTGCTTAAGAAGTTATCTCCCCCACTGGTCACCTTGCTCTCCGGAGAGCCAGAGGTCCAGTATGTGGCTCTGAGGAACATCAACCTCATCGTCCAGAAGAGGTATATTGAtagaaaagacagagaaaggTTTCAAGTTGAGCTGCTGGGTTTAATATTaactcaaaaaacatttttaatctaTAGATTTAGAAATTTGGTTATTTCCTTATTGtaatttcttcatattttactgtgtttgtttgtttacacacTCTTATGACAAGCAATCGTAAGCTGGGAAAGACAGATTTCTATTTTTTGTCCTCACCACCTTCTaatgtatattttttgtttgtacaCACTGAACTGAACCTTAGCACACACACAGGATAAACCTTCTTGTCTAGCAGCTTAAGGGCTATAGCAGCCTATATTACTCTGTGACTGACACTTACATGCTTATTTACCTGCTACTTGTAAAGCGTTAAATCCCtttgtgggatttttcttttggaCTAGGTGCCACACTATAATGTGTCATGTATTGATTTTGTGCAGGCCTGAGATCCTGAAGCAGGAGATCAAGGTGTTCTTTGTCAAATACAATGACCCCATCTATGTGAAACTAGAGAAACTGGACATCATGATCCGTTTGGCTTCTCAGGCCAACATTGCCCAGGTACTTCACAGAAAACAAGACTAAAAGTATATTGTAGCAATTAATTGTTCAAAAATCTTTAACATTATTTATAGAAAGTAGTTTTAAAATGATTCACTTCTGTTCTGTGATTTGCAGGTTTTGGCAGAATTAAAGGAGTATGCCACAGAGGTAGATGTGGACTTTGTGCGTAAAGCTGTACGAGCCATCGGACGCTGTGCCATCAAAGTTGAGGTGAGAATTATGGGCCCGCTCAGCTAAAATAATGTGTCGTTAGTAATTTAAAACTCTTTTCTGGTAGTAAAGGTGACAGATGTTTCTGTCCTGTTTCCCGTCAGCAATCGGCCGAGCGCTGTGTCAGCACTCTGCTGGACCTGATCCAGACTAAGGTCAACTATGTGGTTCAGGAGGCTATTGTGGTCATCAGGGACATCTTCCGCAAGTACCCCAACAAGTAGGTTTCTCATTGAATGTGTGGAAAGTACTTATCAAGTAACTATCCAGTGCTCTATataaacctttttaaaaaattgatgGACTGTGTAGCTCACATGTGTAGATGTCATTTCATGTGATGTAGTAGTTTGTAGTCCGATTCTGACCTTAGAGATATGGTGTTCTTTAGGTATGAAAGCATCATTGCCACACTCTGTGAGAACCTGGATTCCCTGGATGAGCCTGACGCTCGAGCTGCCATGATCTGGATTGTTGGCGAGTATGCTGAGCGGATTGACAACGCTGATGAGTTGCTGGAGAGCTTCCTTGAAGGCTTCCATGATGAGAGCACTCAGgtaagtttatttaaaaaaaaaaaaatacacatgtaAGATAAAATACAAAGATTACGATTCAATATACGAGAGCAGCTTTACATATTTCAGAAAGGCTAGTCTTACTTACAAAAAAACATTGAGTTGAATTTTAACAGTTTATCTAgaataataaaatgttttcatgtaGTTAGTTTTGACGTTTTTTTAACAATGTCAACAATGTTCCTATGATTTGTGATTACATTGTGTATTGTCATGACTTAAATAAGAAAGGTTTCAATAATCTTATGTTTCTGTAAATATCATTAACTGTTGTAGTCGGGGATCGActgtttcaaatattttttgacCTACCATAGCTATGATGAGGGGTTAGACTTTTAAAGGCATTGCATATAAAACACAACCATATTccaatggtgtgtgtgtgctcggaCTTGCAGGTCCAGCTTACTCTGTTGACCGCCATTGTCAAGCTGTTCCTTAAGAAGCCATCAGAGACTCAGGAGCTGGTGCAGCAAGTCCTCAGCTTGGCCACTCAGGTGAGTCATATATTTCATTCTGAAGAAGCTTTGCATGAGTTTGATGACTTGTTCAGTCCCTCTCTCTGAGAAGTGTTTCTTTCTGTAATATATGAAAGTATTTTTCTCAGATATGTAGGTTTCTTAGCTGCCACTTTTGCAACGACTTGTGAAACTGTGGTCCTCACAATCTTCCAGTATGTGATTTCTGCCCATATTAAGTATAACTTACACCACTTGTTGACCTCCTATGCAGGACTCTGACAACCCTGACCTGCGTGACAGAGGCTACATTTATTGGCGCCTGTTGTCCACTGACCCCGTGACCGCTAAAGAGGTGGTGTTGTCAGAGAAACCCCTAATCTCAGAGGAGACCGACCTAATAGAGCCCACCCTACTGGATGAGCTTATATGCCACATTGGCTCCCTGGCCTCTGTGTATCACAAGCCCCCCAGCGCCTTTGTGGAGGGAAGCCATGGAATCCACCGGAAGCACCTTCCTGTTCAGCACAGCAGGTCAGACACTGTTTTCAGTGCCATACCAGTTCTACACAATGTCACATCAGCTGTTTTTACCAGCTGTTGTTCTGGGTGCAGGGCGCCATCATGCAAAACTTTTGTTGCTTTCACTACTAGTCCATTGTACTAATACATAGAGCTCATACTTTAATATTTGGCTTTTTGGGCTTGATGGTGTGAAAGATCAGTGTAATAAAACCGTCGAATTCTTGAAATTCTTGAAAGGAGCTTAACTTTAATAATCACACTGGCGTAAACTGATTATATTCAGATATTTCATATTGGTTGCGCTTTGCTTCCATTTTCCATATATAAGAGGAAGTATTTATCCCTTCAGTAGTTCAGCTCTGTTGCATGGCAAATTTGCAAATTGGCCAGGAAGGTCAGTTCATGAAAATGAGTCATATGTCGAAATTGTGAGATAAAATCACACAACCTGTAATTGCTGAAGAATAGATTTTGCTTGATCCCTGGTGTTTATAAGCAGAAACACTATAGTGGCTATCTTTGTACTTCTACCATGTTCATACTTCATATTTTCCAGGAATGTGCCCGTGTTGATCTGTTTGACAACAAGCAGCTGAGTCTAAAGTCTAAACGGTtaaaactacttaaaaaaagtaatttgtgtgAGTGGTTTGATGTTTTTTGCACATAAAAATTAAGGTAAAGACAGAAAGTGTCTTTATTCATCCAGCAGTTTAAAATGCAGTCTTCTGGTCTCAAAGCAGTTGGTTTGGTATCAAGAAAATGATGGATAATACTTATTAATGTGATATTGTGTATTGTATATGTGACCTGAGAACTCGTCAGTTTGTTAATCATAGCTCAGTTTATGCTTTACACTGGTTTCGAAAACAGGACATTGCCCAACTCTTAAAATATTGCCTCATGCCCCACTGATGTTGAAGAGTCAGGCAAAAtcttgtgtgaaagaagaatctACAACAGGAAGTTGTGGACTTGAAGACTTTTAGATTCATTTCCATTGAAATGGATGTACTGTATTTATCCCAGTTTAATAAGGAAGTCTATTTACATAATGGAAACAAGTTTTATGATATAAACAAATTGACATTTCTGTTTATTCCTCCTTTAAACTCACTACTTCCAACACAGTGCTGTAGCACAAGGTCCTCTCTAGCAGTGGGCTTGTTTGCTGCCAGTTTAGCTCACAAGGTGAGATGGCAATCTCATGCAGCAGCCTGGACCCAATGGCCCTTTACTGCTCATCTTTGCCCACTCTCTCCCTGCCTTCTTGTTTACTCTCCAGTAAATCTactaaatgcaaaaaaaacccaaaaacgcccgcaaaaataatgtttaaaaaaatcatgttaaaaaaaagttgttgcCGTGCTTCATTACTAAAGCTTCTACTATTTTGCATTCTTTCATAATTTTCCATTTATCTGTGATACTTTTGGAGCTCTTAGGATTTAGGTTTCCAAGTACATTTCGCTTACCAGTCTACTGTTTTGCCTTACGACAGCATCGACACAGGCGAGAGCCCAGTCAGCGCTGGGCCAGCGGCAGCCATGGACCAGCCACATGTCATTCCCAGTCAGGGTGACCTGCTGGGTGATCTGCTGAACCTGGACCTGGGTCCTCCAGTCAATGTGCCCCAGGTCTCCTCCATGCAGATGGGTGCGGTGGACCTTCTGGGAGGAGGCCTGGACAGTTTGGTGAGCATGAGCATATTTATGCACATTTACTTTACTAAATTTAGGTAAAGATCCACTGAGCGATTgcgctttattgtcattgcagcAGTGAGTCTTACCTGTTCGGCACATTGTATGGAATAATAATAGACATTTATACTGTATTCAAGCTTTGACTCCCATTAGATCCTTCTATAGTTTACCAGTGGTGGTTACGTGATGCTACCTAGTGGTTATCACCGTTCATTGTAATGACTCTGCCATTACATTAAGGAAGAAAGAGGCTGTGCCGGCAGTTGTAAAACATCTGGAAACCTGAAATTTTCCCAAAAGAAAAGGGTATATGATGAAAAgttagtttttctttgttcctccTTAGGATTGTTATAGTTGAAGAAGACCTATTCAGACCTTGGTTTTATGTGTTCATGCAAGTATGCTTGTGATAAAAAGTAACTGTTATGCTCATATGCTGTATCTTGCTGtaacacaaatttaaaatgttttaataccATAACATCGGCTCATAAACATGTTACTAGGTATTTTTCTTCTATTACCACTTCTCCGAGCTGCTGGAACATCTGGATTTCTTCATAATCTCTTACAGAGCGATTTTTGAATGTCTAACCTACAATGCAGAGATTAATATTTCCCCAGAAAGTGAGGGCTCCTCTTGATGGGTTATGGTTGCTAAGAaagtctctgtctctgtctttgtgtctttgatCTGTCGGTAATGTTTGGATGCTGTCTTTGGTggcctctcctctctcctgtaGCTGGGGGGAGACCTGGGCGGAGGTGTTGGGGGAAGTCCAGCAGTAAGTCAAGCCCTTCTGTTTGGCCGTCTGCATGCTGCATGCTTCCTGAATTTAACCCACCACACTCGTCTTACTCACGCATTTTTCAACAAGATGACCACACGTATGTTTTGAATGTTTTAGCCCATTTAAGCCTTTGATGGGACACACAAAGGCATACAGGGGCAAACTGAAAGCCCTCTCCTTCCCTCAGACATCAGGATGAATACATCACTTAGTTCTCTTTCTCACTTCCTATTAAGACCTTCTTTAAATATTCAGAGTGTGGGAATGCGGTACACATtatatttttggtcattttggggggtggggtggggggtgacaTGGCCACTGACACCATTTATAGGCATCTTAAACACTTTAAAGAAAGGAAGAGGTCATAATTGTGTAGTAATGAGGACATAACAGATTTTACTGTGTTGTAGAGCCATTCATAGACTAGAATCTCCTTTTTTACAACCACCTTATGAAAATAgtagattttttattttccatcaATATCAGTTTCAATGTATCATAATTTTTCCATCAATttgaacatataaaaatatacacagcACGGATATATTTGTTTATGCCCTCTTTTCCATTCTCTTGTATGATTTTATACATTCTAAGAGGCTGAGTTAATATGATGTTAATTTGGACTTCtaaagtatttttcaaataatatttttgtaatAAATGGGCTCAAACAGGCAAAACAAAATTTTTACTCCTTTTAAATTaatctcacatttgatttttttgatttttgatttttttttttttcctctgggaTTTGGCTAATCGTGATCTTGATGTGATTGaaatcttgttttgttttttctcttcataATCACAAAGACTTTAATCAGAAGCTTCTTCCGTTGTTCTGGTCTAAGATTTTCTGTGTGACCCGTTTAGTAGATTTTAGTAAATTTGTCAAGTCTTCTGTGATACTTCATAAAATTATACTTTATTagattgtgttttgtgtgtgtttttgttgtgatttttgttGCAGGTGGGACAAAACTTTATCCCGTCATCCGTCCCCAACACTTTTGCTCCTTCACCTACACCTGCGCCTCCTGCCACCAGCAGTGGCCTCAACGACTTGTTTGAGCTTTCCACAGGCATGGCCATCACCACAGGAGGCTATGTAGCCCCCAAAGCAGTGAGTTCACGCAACTTTCTCCTGGAAGGTGTAACGTAAGTAAAACACTCTATGTTATTGACTGCAGTTGTACTTTTTACCAGGTGTGGCTTCCTGCAGTGAAAGCTAAAGGGCTGGAGATCTCTGGAACGTTCTCTCGCCGCCAGGGTCACATGTACATGGACATGACTTTCACCAACAAAGCCCTACAACACATGACCGACTTTGCTATCCAGTTTAACAAGAACAGGTCAGTGATCTGACTCAACGGGAATGTAGTGCCATTGCTTAttgcagaaatgttttaaaactaACTTTAATATTAATGTATGTTTCTGCAGTTTTGGGGTGATCCCCACCAGTCCTCTGCCCATTCATACTCCACTGATGCCCAATCAGAGTATTGAGATCTCTTTGCCTCTTAACACCATTGGGCCAGTTATGAAGATGGACCCTCTCAATAATCTTCAGGTATAGCAGCACACAGTGCCCACACATTTTATCAGCAGTGGAACACATTTAAAGGCGTGGCCAGGGACAGGTGTCTtgctttttctgtctctctgaaatgtgtgttttgttttatttttttttaaattattatttagtGTGACATGGCCATTAGTTCAGAAATAATTTCTCAGCATCttgcaaaaaatgaaaattccAGGGTGTTTGCACTCATCTCAGTACAAGAACTGGAAACTGAGAAAAACATATATTGCAAGATGTGATATGTGATATTTGGGAAACTGATGTTTAGTTTACAGTTTTAACTTGATTGAATGCAAATGTTGGTATATTGCTTGTTATACTCAAGATGTCAAACTCACCGTGTCCTCTTGTCTTTCCTATAGGTGGCTGTAAAGAACAGCATTGATGTGTTCTACTTCAGCGTACTCATCCCTCTCAATGTATTCTTTGTCGAGGATGGAAAAATGGGTAAGATTCTTAAAACCTTTTAAAACAGCAACACCAAGTGTGGTACTTTTCCTTAAATGGCTAATTATATCCCTCACAGCTATTGAAGCTTGACAAACATTGCTGTTACTTGGGAAATGTATATTCAGTCTGCTTTTAGGCTGTAACAGTATGTTACTGAAACCTACCTGATTGTGAAGTGTGATTGCTATAGAATTAAAATAATTCCTTCATTCCTAATAGATATGAATAGAATCAAACAAGAATAGTAAATCTTTTAAAGGGCTTTGAATATCAATGTCAGTGGTTTGAAACCATCCAACACTTTTTACATCACTGCTGtcggatattttcttttttcttcttcagagcGACAGGTGTTCCTGGCTACTTGGAAAGACATCCCCAATGAGAATGAGCTACAGTATCAGATAAAGGACTGCCACCTTAATGCAGGTAGACACATTTGTCAAAAATCTCATGAGCATgttaaattattttacctgcgtgtttgttttctttctcgtCCACATAACTTGGGTCTGTACTTCTTTATTTGGTGGTTTCTCTAACATATCAAAAGATTAGACAATGCTTTTACTCATACAAAATATGGCGAATGGCACAATGATGCATTTTTAAAGtagttgttgtttgtttcaaTGATTGAATACAATTTAACCAAACCGTATCATCAGCATGGTTGCATTTAATACATAGATGACTGATTAACACATTTTCAGTTCAGGGTTTAAAAACCTTATTTTTCAGACCTCAAAAATACTCCAACTTACCCAAAAAGCCttatttctctctgttttctttctccacCCGCATGCTTATCTTTggatactctttttttttttttttttttttttttttaaccaatgcTGAACATCTCCTTTCCTTTAAAAAAGTTCGCAATATTTTTGCCACTATAATCCTAGCAGTCTGATAGCTAAAAGCCGACCAAAGCAGTGCTAGTTTCAGAATACCTGTCCAGCGTTACTGACATCTGAAGATTGAAGTTGATTAAAATCCTCACAAACCTAGTTTACCCTTTTGCCAGTAGTGGACTTTGTATTAGCTCATGCATACATTAGTGTGAGTGCATATGGTTCCAGTAGTGATAGGACcctcttgtgtgtgttttgatgtgGCTTCTGAAATGTGAGTGAGGTGTAATCATAATCTGAGAAACCTTCCGGTCTTGCAGACACGGTTTCAGGGAAGCTGCAGATTAACAATATCTACACCATTGCCAAGAGAAATGTAGAAGGCCAAGACATGCTCTACCAATCCCTGAAGCTAACCAATGGCATCTGGATTCTGGCTGAGCTCCGCATTCAACCTGGCAACCCCAACTACACGGTATAGCATCACAAGAGTTAccactttttcactttgacCCTCTGTTCTgggttttaaaaagtaatgagGAAAGTTTCATCTTTGCTTACAAAGATTTTCTTGTTTTAGCTGACCACCAGTTAAAAGTTTAAAGTAACTATAAATACAGTGAAAATCAGTAAGTCATGGTATAGAAGATAGTGAATCCAGAAAATAAGcagtatttattaattttttaactTGTACTGCTTGAAAAGCAGCTAATGATTTTCAAATAATTACCGGTTATTTGTCttaatgagctaatcatttcAGTTGTGGACAAAAAGTGAGAATGTTGTAATACAGTGGTAAGGGAATACAATTATACAGCACTACCCTACTTCAGTATGGGAAGCACGCTACAATATTCGTGCAAGATCCTGACCCACTCGTTAGCCTTCCTTGTACACAGAATAAATCCTCAAAGTAAAATGGGAAAAGCATTGTCAGTAACGTCCCTCGTTCCAGTTTTACTCCTTTATTCCTCAGTTGGTCAGTATAAGCAGCGTAAACAGAGCTGTGATTAAGCATCTTTATAAATGTGTGAGTGAGTGCGTCTCCCTTTATAACTCTGTTCTCCTTTGTCCACAGCTCTCTCTCAAGTGTCGGGCTCCAGAAGTGTCTCAGTACGTCTACCAGATGTACGATTCTGTGCTGAAGAATTGATGCACTTCACCACTTGCCGACTCTGCTTCATCCTGACAACAAACcacagtgttttttgtttgttttttttatgttttttttgtatgtgcAGCTGACTGCCAAAACAAGAGAATCCAAACAGTAAAAGATGGATAGTAAGCAATTTTGGAGATTAAGTGTATTTTTCCTTGAAATGAACAACAGGGTAAATGTGAGTCGAGACAAAGGGTATTGGGAGTGATTATCAAGCGTGCTGTTGACATTTCCTTTATTTTGGCAGTTGAAAGCATCATTAAAATCCTCTTAATTCTACCCCCTATTTTTATGTCTCAGTGAAAACCATTCCATCCTTAACGTTACGTCTTATTGTTGTGAAGATGTGATTAATGATGACATTGTCCTGAGTGGGGACTTGCTTTGTTCAGCTCACACTTCTTTTAATTTAGATCCACTTTTGATGCTTTGTTTGCTTCAGTTGTACCTCCAGAGTCACAGCAGTATTCTGTTGTTTTGAGACCAGAAACGTCTGTCTGACCGCTTCTGCCACATCTGGTGGGATCACAATTTGTGCAATTTGTTTAGAAACAAATGTCTACTTTCTCCCCTTACTGTGAAGCATTGTACACTAATTGAGAAACTTAGCGATAAATTAGCAACTCTGTAATTGCAAAATCCTGGCATTTCATCGTTTCCTTATGCCGTTTATGCTCTTTATGGCAGAGGCGTTTACAGCCATCCGGGCTTCACAAAGCTGCAGTGTTTAATGACACTCCAACTTATCCTTTTCTTGTTAAAGCTTTCAGAAGCAGTTCGCTGTGCTGGTTCTGATATAAAACAACTTCAATATAACATTTTATGAAGTGCTTTTCAAAgattaaagaagtccagtccaGTGAGCCCATAAGCAAAGGAAAAGTTACACTGTTTAGAGTCTACTGATGAGCAGGTGGGATAAAGCACATTAATGGGTTTAAATTCTTAAAGGTTTACAACCACTACacaaaccacagcagccaaTTTTGTGTTCACACTCCAGTGCCACTCTGTTTCGGGTTATTTGCTTGACTCCTCCTTTCTGAAACGGTCCCATTTACTGCAGCCACACTTTTCACAACTATATTTTCATTCCTATTTATTGTGCATCTacctctgtgtgttttcttttcacagGTGTTATTGTTGCATTAGTTTCATTTCTTTGATGTGCTTTACATGTCATTTGAAtgccagtgtttttattttttgttttcttggggGGATTTTCATGTAATGCTAAACTGTGGGAAATCCGCCAAGTCAGACTCACAGGaccacacatttacacaaataaaatgccaagtttatttttcttactcTCAAAAAAATCCTTCTAAAGTTGGCATAGTGTGAGCTATATGAACATTAGAGTGCATATACCCAGACCCCCAGAGTTGTACTGTAGGCCAGTAATGGTGTAGTAAGAAAATGTTTAGTAactatgtataaaaatga from Oreochromis niloticus isolate F11D_XX linkage group LG10, O_niloticus_UMD_NMBU, whole genome shotgun sequence includes the following:
- the ap2b1 gene encoding AP-2 complex subunit beta; translated protein: MTDSKYFTTNKKGEIFELKAELNNEKKEKRKEAVKKVIAAMTVGKDVSSLFPDVVNCMQTDNLELKKLVYLYLMNYAKSQPDMAIMAVNSFVKDCEDPNPLIRALAVRTMGCIRVDKITEYLCEPLRKCLKDEDPYVRKTAAVCVAKLHDINAQMVEDQGFLDSLRDLIADSNPMVVANAVAALSEISESHPNSNLLDLNPQNINKLLTALNECTEWGQTFILDCLSNYNPKDEREAQSICERVTPRLSHANSAVVLSAVKVLMKFLELLPKDSDYYNTLLKKLSPPLVTLLSGEPEVQYVALRNINLIVQKRPEILKQEIKVFFVKYNDPIYVKLEKLDIMIRLASQANIAQVLAELKEYATEVDVDFVRKAVRAIGRCAIKVEQSAERCVSTLLDLIQTKVNYVVQEAIVVIRDIFRKYPNKYESIIATLCENLDSLDEPDARAAMIWIVGEYAERIDNADELLESFLEGFHDESTQVQLTLLTAIVKLFLKKPSETQELVQQVLSLATQDSDNPDLRDRGYIYWRLLSTDPVTAKEVVLSEKPLISEETDLIEPTLLDELICHIGSLASVYHKPPSAFVEGSHGIHRKHLPVQHSSIDTGESPVSAGPAAAMDQPHVIPSQGDLLGDLLNLDLGPPVNVPQVSSMQMGAVDLLGGGLDSLLGGDLGGGVGGSPAVGQNFIPSSVPNTFAPSPTPAPPATSSGLNDLFELSTGMAITTGGYVAPKAVWLPAVKAKGLEISGTFSRRQGHMYMDMTFTNKALQHMTDFAIQFNKNSFGVIPTSPLPIHTPLMPNQSIEISLPLNTIGPVMKMDPLNNLQVAVKNSIDVFYFSVLIPLNVFFVEDGKMERQVFLATWKDIPNENELQYQIKDCHLNADTVSGKLQINNIYTIAKRNVEGQDMLYQSLKLTNGIWILAELRIQPGNPNYTLSLKCRAPEVSQYVYQMYDSVLKN